In Nitrospirota bacterium, the following are encoded in one genomic region:
- a CDS encoding AraC family transcriptional regulator yields MLSTHKHSTKTAGRVDHGSLGSSPKTPSSLSPKIWRVTMFLDQFFARPLSLRDAAAVVDLHPDYLSRRFKSETGVGFHEYLVTVRLRHATTLLVTSTKSIKEIAYEVGFRAPEVFSKAFARHFSCAPSTYRNHNLVFYGTRSPHGSRIDPALSTVDPAQDRSDLTDCIVDCEELTGGCD; encoded by the coding sequence ATGTTATCCACCCACAAACACTCCACCAAGACAGCCGGCCGCGTCGACCACGGGTCCCTCGGGTCGAGCCCGAAAACACCGTCCTCTCTGAGTCCGAAGATTTGGCGCGTAACCATGTTCCTCGATCAGTTTTTCGCGCGTCCCCTCTCCCTTCGCGATGCGGCCGCCGTAGTCGACCTTCATCCCGACTACCTCAGTCGCCGCTTCAAGTCCGAGACCGGGGTGGGGTTCCATGAGTACCTCGTGACGGTTCGCCTTCGACACGCGACAACCCTCCTCGTGACCTCGACCAAGAGCATCAAAGAGATCGCGTACGAGGTGGGCTTTCGCGCGCCCGAGGTGTTTTCCAAAGCCTTCGCGAGACACTTTTCCTGTGCGCCCAGCACCTATCGGAACCATAACCTCGTCTTCTACGGAACCCGGTCACCCCACGGCTCTCGGATCGATCCCGCGTTATCGACCGTCGATCCCGCGCAGGACCGATCCGATCTGACGGACTGCATCGTGGACTGCGAGGAACTCACCGGCGGTTGTGACTGA
- a CDS encoding cupredoxin domain-containing protein: MSTNGPTALIVVSVLLAAWGVGDVADARAATLKVLVKAGVEEFTPQRLTIRAGDKVTWVNQDDELHSLVSAGLVSRQSTTEPSEPFINTPLPSGASYTQVFTQPGTYHYFCANHMQVWGVVVAEE, from the coding sequence ATGTCTACGAACGGTCCGACGGCCCTGATAGTTGTCAGCGTCCTGCTCGCGGCGTGGGGGGTAGGTGACGTCGCTGACGCCCGGGCGGCAACGCTCAAGGTTCTGGTCAAGGCCGGCGTCGAAGAGTTTACCCCGCAGCGATTGACGATCCGAGCTGGAGACAAGGTGACGTGGGTCAATCAAGACGACGAACTTCACTCGCTGGTATCAGCCGGTCTGGTTTCACGCCAGTCCACCACTGAACCAAGCGAGCCCTTTATCAATACGCCTCTCCCGAGCGGGGCCAGCTATACACAGGTATTTACCCAGCCCGGGACCTATCACTACTTCTGCGCGAACCATATGCAAGTGTGGGGAGTCGTCGTGGCTGAAGAGTAA